In Raphanus sativus cultivar WK10039 chromosome 5, ASM80110v3, whole genome shotgun sequence, the following proteins share a genomic window:
- the LOC130495075 gene encoding clathrin heavy chain 1-like isoform X2 produces the protein MAAANAPITMKEVLTLPSIGINQQFITFTNVTMESDKYICVRETAPQNSVVIIDMNMPMQPLRRPITADSALMNPNSRILALKAQVPGTTQDHLQIFNIEAKAKLKSYQMPEQVSFWKWITPKMLGLVTQTSVYHWSIEGDSEPVKMFDRTANLANNQIINYKCSPNEKWLVLIGIAPGSPERPQLVKGNMQLFSVDQQRSQALEAHAASFAQFKVPGNENPSILISFASKSFNAGQVTSKLHVIELGAQPGKPSFSKKQADLFFPPDFADDFPVAMQVSHKFNLIYVITKLGLLFVYDLETASAIYRNRISPDPIFLTSEASSVGGFYAINRRGQVLLATVNEATIIPFISGQLNNLELAVNLAKRGNLPGAENLVVQRFQELFAQTKYKEAAELAAESPQGILRTPDTVAKFQSVPVQAGQTPPLLQYFGTLLTRGKLNSYESLELSRLVVNQNKKNLLENWLAEDKLECSEELGDLVKTVDNDLALKIYIKARATPKVVAAFAERREFDKILIYSKQVGYTPDYMFLLQTILRTDPQGAVNFALMMSQMEGGCPVDYNTITDLFLQRNLIREATAFLLDVLKPNLPEHAFLQTKVLEINLVTFPNVADAILANGMFSHYDRPRVAQLCEKAGLYIQSLKHYSELPDIKRVIVNTHAIEPQALVEFFGTLSSEWAMECMKDLLLVNLRGNLQIIVQACKEYCEQLGVDSCIKLFEQFKSYEGLYFFLGSYLSMSEDPEIHFKYIEAAAKTGQIKEVERVTRESNFYDAEKTKNFLMEAKLPDARPLINVCDRFGFVPDLTHYLYTNNMLRYIEGYVQKVNPGNAPLVVGQLLDDECPEDFIKGLILSVRSLLPVEPLVEECEKRNRLRLLTQFLEHLVSEGSQDVHVHNALGKIIIDSNNNPEHFLTTNPYYDSKVVGKYCEKRDPTLAVVAYRRGQCDEELINVTNKNSLFKLQARYVVERMDGDLWDKVLMEENEYRRQLIDQVVSTALPESKSPEQVSAAVKAFMTADLPHELIELLEKIVLQNSAFSGNFNLQNLLILTAIKADPSRVMDYINRLDNFDGPAVGEVAVDAQLYEEAFAIFKKFNLNVQAVNVLLDNVRSIERAVEFAFRVEEDSVWTQVAKAQLRDGLVSDAIESFIRADDATHFLEVIRATEDANVYDDLVRYLLMVRQKVKEPKVDSELIYAYAKIERLGEIEEFILMPNVANLQQVGDRLYDEALYEAAKIIYAFISNWGKLAVTLVKLQQFQGAVDAARKANSAKTWKEVCFACVDAEEFRLAQICGLNIIIQVDDLEEVSEYYQNRGCFNELISLMESGLGLERAHMGIFTELGVLYARYRYEKLMEHIKLFSTRLNIPKLIRACDEQQHWQELTYLYIQYDEFDNAATTVMNHSPEAWEHMQFKDIVAKVANVELYYKAVHFYLQEHPDIINDLLNVLALRLDHTRVVDIMRKAGQLRLIKPYMVAVQSNNVSAVNEALNEIYVEEEDYDRLRESIDLHDSFDQIGLAQKIEKHELVEMRRVAAYIYKKAGRWKQSIALSKKDNMYKDCMETASQSGDHDLAEQLLVYFIEQGKKECFATCLFVCYDLIRPDVALEHAWINNMLDFAFPYLLQFIRDYSGKVDELIKDKLEAQKEVKAKEQEEKDVMSQQNMYAQLLPLALPAPPMPGMGGGPGMGGGYGPPPQMGGMPGMPPMPPYGMPPMGGY, from the exons ATGGCGGCAGCCAACgcccccatcacgatgaaagaGGTCCTAACG CTTCCGAGCATTGGGATCAATCAGCAGTTCATCACGTTTACGAATGTTACTATGGAGTCTGACAAGTACATATGTGTGCGAGAGACGGCGCCTCAGAACAGCGTTGTGATTATTGATATGAATATGCCGATGCAGCCTCTGAGGAGACCAATTACTGCTGATTCTGCACTTATGAACCCTAACTCGAGGAtccttgccttgaaag CTCAAGTTCCAGGAACTACTCAGGACCATCTGCAGATATTTAACATCGAAGCAAAAGCAAAGTTGAAGTCATACCAGATGCCTGAGCAG GTTTCGTTTTGGAAATGGATTACCCCAAAGATGTTGGGGTTGGTCACACAAACATCCGTGTATCATTGGTCGATTGAAG GTGATTCTGAGCCTGTTAAGATGTTTGATAGGACAGCCAATTTGGCCAACAATCAAATTATTAACTATAAGTGCTCTCCCAATGAGAAGTGGTTGGTGTTGATTGGTATTGCCCCTGGCTCTCCTGAG AGGCCACAATTGGTAAAAGGGAATATGCAGCTTTTCTCTGTTGATCAACAGCGGAGTCAGGCCCTTGAAGCACATGCTGCTTCATTTGCCCAGTTTAAG GTCCCTGGGAATGAGAATCCTTCTATTCTTATATCCTTTGCAAGCAAGAGCTTTAACGCTGGACAGGTAACATCAAAATTGCATGTCATTGAGCTTGGCGCCCAACCAG gAAAACCATCATTCTCAAAGAAGCAGGCAGATCTCTTCTTCCCCCCAGATTTTGCTGATGATTTTCCTGTAGCCATGCAG GTCTCTCACAAATTTAACTTGATATACGTCATCACCAAGCTTGGCCTGTTGTTTGTATACGATTTAGAGACGGCTTCTGCCATCTACAGAAATCGGATAAGCCCAGACCCAATTTTCTTGACTTCTGAAGCTTCTTCAGTTGGGGGTTTCTATGCCATTAATAGGCGAGGACAAGTTCTCCTGGCTACAGTAAATGAGGCTACGATAATACCTTTTATCAGCGGTCAA TTGAACAATTTGGAACTTGCTGTCAATCTGGCTAAAAGAGGAAACCTCCCTGGTGCAGAAAATCTG GTTGTCCAGCGGTTCCAAGAGTTATTTGCTCAAACAAAGTACAAAGAGGCTGCCGAGCTTGCTGCTGAATCTCCTCAGGGGATTCTACGGACACCTGATACGGTGGCTAAATTCCAG AGTGTTCCAGTACAAGCAGGGCAAACTCCTCCATTGTTACAGTATTTTGGGACCCTTTTGACTAGAGGAAAGCTCAATTCATATGAGTCTTTGGAACTGTCTCGCCTTGTTGTGAATCAAAACAAGAAGAACCTCTTGGAAAACTGGTTGGCAGAGGATAAGTTAGAATGCAGTGAAGAACTTGGAGACCTTGTCAAG ACTGTAGATAATGACCTGGCTCTGAAAATATACATCAAAGCTCGAGCTACTCCAAAAGTTGTAGCAGCTTTTGCAGAGCGAAGGGAGTTTGACAAAATACTGATTTACTCAAAGCAG GTTGGGTACACACCTGATTACATGTTTCTTTTGCAAACCATACTCCGTACGGATCCCCAG GGAGCAGTAAATTTTGCTTTAATGATGTCCCAAATGGAAGGAGGTTGTCCAGTTGACTACAACACCATCACTGATCTTTTCCTTCAG AGAAACCTGATCCGTGAAGCGACTGCTTTCCTTCTGGATGTTCTGAAGCCAAATTTACCTGAGCATGCTTTTCTGCAGACTAAG GTTCTGGAGATCAATTTGGTAACCTTTCCCAATGTGGCTGATGCAATTTTAGCAAATGGGATGTTCAGCCACTATGACCGCCCTCGTGTTGCTCAGCTTTGTGAAAAGGCTGGACTTTATATCCAATCTTTGAAG CATTACTCAGAGTTACCTGATATTAAACGTGTAATTGTGAACACACATGCTATTGAGCCGCAG GCTCTTGTCGAGTTTTTTGGTACTCTTTCTAGCGAGTGGGCTATGGAGTGCATGAAGGATCTTCTGCTGGTCAACCTTAGAGGCAACCTTCAGATAATAGTTCAG GCTTGCAAGGAGTACTGTGAGCAACTTGGTGTCGATTCATGCATTAAACTCTTTGAGCAGTTCAAGTCGTATGAAGGGCTATACTTTTTCCTAGGTTCATATTTGAGTATGAG TGAGGATCCTGAGATTCACTTCAAATACATTGAAGCAGCTGCCAAGACGGGTCAAATAAAGGAAGTCGAGCGTGTCACTAGAGAGTCTAACTTTTATGATGCTGAAAAGACGAAAAACTTTTTGATGGAGGCTAAGCTTCCTGATGCCCGTCCTTTGATAAATGTCTGCGACCGTTTTGGCTTTGTACCTGATCTTACTCATTACCTGTACACAAACAACATGCTTCGTTACATTGAAGGCTACGTGCAGAAG GTGAACCCTGGGAATGCTCCCTTAGTTGTGGGGCAGTTGCTTGATGACGAATGCCCTGAAGATTTTATAAAAGGCCTCATTCTTTCTGTTCGTTCGTTGCTTCCTGTTGAACCCCTTGTTGAGGAATGCGAGAAGAG AAATCGACTGCGTCTCCTCACTCAGTTCTTGGAGCATCTAGTTAGTGAGGGAAGCCAAGATGTCCATGTCCATAATGCCTTGGGTAAAATTATCATAGACAGTAACAACAACCCTGAGCATTTCCTGACCACCAATCCTTACTACGACTCTAAAGTTGTGGGTAAGTACTGTGAGAAACGTGATCCCACCCTGGCTGTTGTGGCATACAGAAGAGGACAATGTGATGAGGAACTCATCAATGTCACCAACAAGAACTCATTGTTCAAGTTACAAGCCAG GTATGTAGTGGAGAGGATGGATGGTGACCTCTGGGATAAGGTTCTTATGGAAGAAAATGAATATAGAAGACAACTTATTGACCAAGTTGTGTCTACTGCTTTACCCGAAAGCAAGAGCCCAGAGCAAGTTTCTGCAGCTGTTAAAGCATTCATGACTGCTGATCTGCCACATGAGCTTATCGAGCTTCTTGAAAAGATTGTGCTTCAAAATTCTGCATTCAGCGGAAACTTTAATCTGCAAAATCTACTTATACTGACAGCTATCAAGGCAGATCCGTCTAGAGTTATGGATTACATTAACAGGCTGGATAACTTTGATGGTCCGGCTGTTGGAGAAGTGGCGGTTGATGCCCAATTATATGAAGAAGCATTTGCGATTTTCAAGAAGTTTAACTTAAATGTTCAGGCTGTCAACGTATTGCTGGATAACGTCAGAAGCATTGAGCGTGCTGTTGAGTTTGCTTTCCGTGTCGAAGAAGATTCTGTTTGGACCCAAGTCGCCAAGGCTCAACTCAGGGATGGGCTAGTCAGTGATGCAATTGAATCTTTTATTCGAGCTGATGATGCCACTCATTTCTTGGAGGTCATACGTGCTACTGAAGATGCTAATGTCTATGATGACTTGGTCAGATACCTTCTTATGGTTAGACAGAAGGTGAAGGAACCCAAGGTTGATAGTGAGCTCATATATGCTTATGCAAAGATTGAAAGGTTGGGTGAGATAGAGGAATTTATTCTGATGCCAAACGTTGCTAACCTACAACAAGTGGGCGATCGCCTGTATGATGAAGCGTTGTATGAGGCTGCCAAAATAATTTATGCGTTCATATCGAACTGGGGCAAGTTAGCCGTCACACTTGTGAAGTTGCAGCAGTTCCAAGGTGCTGTGGATGCAGCAAGGAAAGCCAACAGTGCAAAGACATGGAAGGAAGTCTGCTTTGCTTGTGTTGATGCAGAAGAATTCCGACTGGCTCAAATATGTGGACTTAACATTATCATACAG GTGGATGACCTGGAAGAAGTCAGCGAGTACTACCAGAACAGAGGATGCTTCAATGAATTAATCTCACTTATGGAGAGTGGACTTGGTCTGGAACGGGCTCACATGGGGATCTTCACCGAGTTGGGTGTACTGTACGCCAGATATCGTTATGAGAAGCTTATGGAACACATCAAGTTGTTCTCCACTCGTCTCAATATTCCAAAGCTTATACGAGCCTGTGATGAGCAACAGCATTGGCAGGAACTTACCTATCTGTACATTCAATACGATGAGTTTGATAATGCTGCAACGACTGTCATGAACCATTCTCCTGAAGCATGGGAGCACATGCAATTCAAAGACATTGTCGCCAAGGTTGCGAATGTCGAGCTTTACTACAAAGCCGTTCACTTCTACTTGCAAGAGCACCCTGATATAATCAACGATCTTCTCAATGTGCTTGCTCTGCGGTTAGATCACACACGAGTGGTGGATATCATGCGCAAG GCTGGTCAGCTGCGCCTTATCAAGCCCTACATGGTTGCAGTTCAGAGCAACAATGTTTCTGCTGTAAATGAAGCGCTGAATGAGATATacgtagaagaagaagactacGATAGGTTGCGCGAGTCTATTGATTTGCATGACAGCTTTGACCAGATAGGCCTCGCTCAGAAG ATTGAGAAACACGAGCTTGTGGAAATGAGACGTGTGGCTGCGTATATCTACAAGAAAGCTGGTAGATGGAAGCAATCAATTGCGTTGTCGAAGAAAGATAACATGTACAAGGACTGTATGGAAACTGCTTCACAATCCGGCGACCATGACCTCGCAGAACAACTTCTGGTTTATTTCATTGAACAG ggTAAAAAGGAATGCTTTGCCACATGTCTCTTTGTCTGTTATGACTTAATCCGACCAGATGTTGCTCTGGAACATGCTTGGATCAACAATATGCTCGACTTTGCCTTCCCGTATCTCCTCCAG TTTATCCGAGATTACTCTGGGAAAGTGGATGAACTAATCAAGGACAAACTAGAAGCACAGAAGGAAGTGAAGGCCAAAGAGCAGGAAGAGAAGGATGTCATGTCCCAACAG AATATGTACGCCCAATTATTGCCACTGGCTCTACCTGCCCCACCGATGCCAGGAATGGGAGGCGGTCCAGGGATGGGAGGCGGTTACGGTCCGCCACCACAGATGGGAGGGATGCCTGGAATGCCACCAATGCCACCATATGGAATGCCACCGATGGGAGGCTACTAA
- the LOC130495075 gene encoding clathrin heavy chain 1-like isoform X1, giving the protein MAAANAPITMKEVLTLPSIGINQQFITFTNVTMESDKYICVRETAPQNSVVIIDMNMPMQPLRRPITADSALMNPNSRILALKAQVPGTTQDHLQIFNIEAKAKLKSYQMPEQVSFWKWITPKMLGLVTQTSVYHWSIEGDSEPVKMFDRTANLANNQIINYKCSPNEKWLVLIGIAPGSPERPQLVKGNMQLFSVDQQRSQALEAHAASFAQFKVPGNENPSILISFASKSFNAGQVTSKLHVIELGAQPGKPSFSKKQADLFFPPDFADDFPVAMQVSHKFNLIYVITKLGLLFVYDLETASAIYRNRISPDPIFLTSEASSVGGFYAINRRGQVLLATVNEATIIPFISGQLNNLELAVNLAKRGNLPGAENLVVQRFQELFAQTKYKEAAELAAESPQGILRTPDTVAKFQSVPVQAGQTPPLLQYFGTLLTRGKLNSYESLELSRLVVNQNKKNLLENWLAEDKLECSEELGDLVKTVDNDLALKIYIKARATPKVVAAFAERREFDKILIYSKQVGYTPDYMFLLQTILRTDPQGAVNFALMMSQMEGGCPVDYNTITDLFLQRNLIREATAFLLDVLKPNLPEHAFLQTKVLEINLVTFPNVADAILANGMFSHYDRPRVAQLCEKAGLYIQSLKVVAPFYFFFVIPMTALVLLKYIDVLSFSFVIRNFFSFSFVQHYSELPDIKRVIVNTHAIEPQALVEFFGTLSSEWAMECMKDLLLVNLRGNLQIIVQACKEYCEQLGVDSCIKLFEQFKSYEGLYFFLGSYLSMSEDPEIHFKYIEAAAKTGQIKEVERVTRESNFYDAEKTKNFLMEAKLPDARPLINVCDRFGFVPDLTHYLYTNNMLRYIEGYVQKVNPGNAPLVVGQLLDDECPEDFIKGLILSVRSLLPVEPLVEECEKRNRLRLLTQFLEHLVSEGSQDVHVHNALGKIIIDSNNNPEHFLTTNPYYDSKVVGKYCEKRDPTLAVVAYRRGQCDEELINVTNKNSLFKLQARYVVERMDGDLWDKVLMEENEYRRQLIDQVVSTALPESKSPEQVSAAVKAFMTADLPHELIELLEKIVLQNSAFSGNFNLQNLLILTAIKADPSRVMDYINRLDNFDGPAVGEVAVDAQLYEEAFAIFKKFNLNVQAVNVLLDNVRSIERAVEFAFRVEEDSVWTQVAKAQLRDGLVSDAIESFIRADDATHFLEVIRATEDANVYDDLVRYLLMVRQKVKEPKVDSELIYAYAKIERLGEIEEFILMPNVANLQQVGDRLYDEALYEAAKIIYAFISNWGKLAVTLVKLQQFQGAVDAARKANSAKTWKEVCFACVDAEEFRLAQICGLNIIIQVDDLEEVSEYYQNRGCFNELISLMESGLGLERAHMGIFTELGVLYARYRYEKLMEHIKLFSTRLNIPKLIRACDEQQHWQELTYLYIQYDEFDNAATTVMNHSPEAWEHMQFKDIVAKVANVELYYKAVHFYLQEHPDIINDLLNVLALRLDHTRVVDIMRKAGQLRLIKPYMVAVQSNNVSAVNEALNEIYVEEEDYDRLRESIDLHDSFDQIGLAQKIEKHELVEMRRVAAYIYKKAGRWKQSIALSKKDNMYKDCMETASQSGDHDLAEQLLVYFIEQGKKECFATCLFVCYDLIRPDVALEHAWINNMLDFAFPYLLQFIRDYSGKVDELIKDKLEAQKEVKAKEQEEKDVMSQQNMYAQLLPLALPAPPMPGMGGGPGMGGGYGPPPQMGGMPGMPPMPPYGMPPMGGY; this is encoded by the exons ATGGCGGCAGCCAACgcccccatcacgatgaaagaGGTCCTAACG CTTCCGAGCATTGGGATCAATCAGCAGTTCATCACGTTTACGAATGTTACTATGGAGTCTGACAAGTACATATGTGTGCGAGAGACGGCGCCTCAGAACAGCGTTGTGATTATTGATATGAATATGCCGATGCAGCCTCTGAGGAGACCAATTACTGCTGATTCTGCACTTATGAACCCTAACTCGAGGAtccttgccttgaaag CTCAAGTTCCAGGAACTACTCAGGACCATCTGCAGATATTTAACATCGAAGCAAAAGCAAAGTTGAAGTCATACCAGATGCCTGAGCAG GTTTCGTTTTGGAAATGGATTACCCCAAAGATGTTGGGGTTGGTCACACAAACATCCGTGTATCATTGGTCGATTGAAG GTGATTCTGAGCCTGTTAAGATGTTTGATAGGACAGCCAATTTGGCCAACAATCAAATTATTAACTATAAGTGCTCTCCCAATGAGAAGTGGTTGGTGTTGATTGGTATTGCCCCTGGCTCTCCTGAG AGGCCACAATTGGTAAAAGGGAATATGCAGCTTTTCTCTGTTGATCAACAGCGGAGTCAGGCCCTTGAAGCACATGCTGCTTCATTTGCCCAGTTTAAG GTCCCTGGGAATGAGAATCCTTCTATTCTTATATCCTTTGCAAGCAAGAGCTTTAACGCTGGACAGGTAACATCAAAATTGCATGTCATTGAGCTTGGCGCCCAACCAG gAAAACCATCATTCTCAAAGAAGCAGGCAGATCTCTTCTTCCCCCCAGATTTTGCTGATGATTTTCCTGTAGCCATGCAG GTCTCTCACAAATTTAACTTGATATACGTCATCACCAAGCTTGGCCTGTTGTTTGTATACGATTTAGAGACGGCTTCTGCCATCTACAGAAATCGGATAAGCCCAGACCCAATTTTCTTGACTTCTGAAGCTTCTTCAGTTGGGGGTTTCTATGCCATTAATAGGCGAGGACAAGTTCTCCTGGCTACAGTAAATGAGGCTACGATAATACCTTTTATCAGCGGTCAA TTGAACAATTTGGAACTTGCTGTCAATCTGGCTAAAAGAGGAAACCTCCCTGGTGCAGAAAATCTG GTTGTCCAGCGGTTCCAAGAGTTATTTGCTCAAACAAAGTACAAAGAGGCTGCCGAGCTTGCTGCTGAATCTCCTCAGGGGATTCTACGGACACCTGATACGGTGGCTAAATTCCAG AGTGTTCCAGTACAAGCAGGGCAAACTCCTCCATTGTTACAGTATTTTGGGACCCTTTTGACTAGAGGAAAGCTCAATTCATATGAGTCTTTGGAACTGTCTCGCCTTGTTGTGAATCAAAACAAGAAGAACCTCTTGGAAAACTGGTTGGCAGAGGATAAGTTAGAATGCAGTGAAGAACTTGGAGACCTTGTCAAG ACTGTAGATAATGACCTGGCTCTGAAAATATACATCAAAGCTCGAGCTACTCCAAAAGTTGTAGCAGCTTTTGCAGAGCGAAGGGAGTTTGACAAAATACTGATTTACTCAAAGCAG GTTGGGTACACACCTGATTACATGTTTCTTTTGCAAACCATACTCCGTACGGATCCCCAG GGAGCAGTAAATTTTGCTTTAATGATGTCCCAAATGGAAGGAGGTTGTCCAGTTGACTACAACACCATCACTGATCTTTTCCTTCAG AGAAACCTGATCCGTGAAGCGACTGCTTTCCTTCTGGATGTTCTGAAGCCAAATTTACCTGAGCATGCTTTTCTGCAGACTAAG GTTCTGGAGATCAATTTGGTAACCTTTCCCAATGTGGCTGATGCAATTTTAGCAAATGGGATGTTCAGCCACTATGACCGCCCTCGTGTTGCTCAGCTTTGTGAAAAGGCTGGACTTTATATCCAATCTTTGAAGGTTGTTGCtccattttacttttttttcgtTATCCCTATGACCGCCCTCGTGTTGCTCAAATATATAGATgtattatctttttcttttgttatccgtaacttcttttccttttcctttgTGCAGCATTACTCAGAGTTACCTGATATTAAACGTGTAATTGTGAACACACATGCTATTGAGCCGCAG GCTCTTGTCGAGTTTTTTGGTACTCTTTCTAGCGAGTGGGCTATGGAGTGCATGAAGGATCTTCTGCTGGTCAACCTTAGAGGCAACCTTCAGATAATAGTTCAG GCTTGCAAGGAGTACTGTGAGCAACTTGGTGTCGATTCATGCATTAAACTCTTTGAGCAGTTCAAGTCGTATGAAGGGCTATACTTTTTCCTAGGTTCATATTTGAGTATGAG TGAGGATCCTGAGATTCACTTCAAATACATTGAAGCAGCTGCCAAGACGGGTCAAATAAAGGAAGTCGAGCGTGTCACTAGAGAGTCTAACTTTTATGATGCTGAAAAGACGAAAAACTTTTTGATGGAGGCTAAGCTTCCTGATGCCCGTCCTTTGATAAATGTCTGCGACCGTTTTGGCTTTGTACCTGATCTTACTCATTACCTGTACACAAACAACATGCTTCGTTACATTGAAGGCTACGTGCAGAAG GTGAACCCTGGGAATGCTCCCTTAGTTGTGGGGCAGTTGCTTGATGACGAATGCCCTGAAGATTTTATAAAAGGCCTCATTCTTTCTGTTCGTTCGTTGCTTCCTGTTGAACCCCTTGTTGAGGAATGCGAGAAGAG AAATCGACTGCGTCTCCTCACTCAGTTCTTGGAGCATCTAGTTAGTGAGGGAAGCCAAGATGTCCATGTCCATAATGCCTTGGGTAAAATTATCATAGACAGTAACAACAACCCTGAGCATTTCCTGACCACCAATCCTTACTACGACTCTAAAGTTGTGGGTAAGTACTGTGAGAAACGTGATCCCACCCTGGCTGTTGTGGCATACAGAAGAGGACAATGTGATGAGGAACTCATCAATGTCACCAACAAGAACTCATTGTTCAAGTTACAAGCCAG GTATGTAGTGGAGAGGATGGATGGTGACCTCTGGGATAAGGTTCTTATGGAAGAAAATGAATATAGAAGACAACTTATTGACCAAGTTGTGTCTACTGCTTTACCCGAAAGCAAGAGCCCAGAGCAAGTTTCTGCAGCTGTTAAAGCATTCATGACTGCTGATCTGCCACATGAGCTTATCGAGCTTCTTGAAAAGATTGTGCTTCAAAATTCTGCATTCAGCGGAAACTTTAATCTGCAAAATCTACTTATACTGACAGCTATCAAGGCAGATCCGTCTAGAGTTATGGATTACATTAACAGGCTGGATAACTTTGATGGTCCGGCTGTTGGAGAAGTGGCGGTTGATGCCCAATTATATGAAGAAGCATTTGCGATTTTCAAGAAGTTTAACTTAAATGTTCAGGCTGTCAACGTATTGCTGGATAACGTCAGAAGCATTGAGCGTGCTGTTGAGTTTGCTTTCCGTGTCGAAGAAGATTCTGTTTGGACCCAAGTCGCCAAGGCTCAACTCAGGGATGGGCTAGTCAGTGATGCAATTGAATCTTTTATTCGAGCTGATGATGCCACTCATTTCTTGGAGGTCATACGTGCTACTGAAGATGCTAATGTCTATGATGACTTGGTCAGATACCTTCTTATGGTTAGACAGAAGGTGAAGGAACCCAAGGTTGATAGTGAGCTCATATATGCTTATGCAAAGATTGAAAGGTTGGGTGAGATAGAGGAATTTATTCTGATGCCAAACGTTGCTAACCTACAACAAGTGGGCGATCGCCTGTATGATGAAGCGTTGTATGAGGCTGCCAAAATAATTTATGCGTTCATATCGAACTGGGGCAAGTTAGCCGTCACACTTGTGAAGTTGCAGCAGTTCCAAGGTGCTGTGGATGCAGCAAGGAAAGCCAACAGTGCAAAGACATGGAAGGAAGTCTGCTTTGCTTGTGTTGATGCAGAAGAATTCCGACTGGCTCAAATATGTGGACTTAACATTATCATACAG GTGGATGACCTGGAAGAAGTCAGCGAGTACTACCAGAACAGAGGATGCTTCAATGAATTAATCTCACTTATGGAGAGTGGACTTGGTCTGGAACGGGCTCACATGGGGATCTTCACCGAGTTGGGTGTACTGTACGCCAGATATCGTTATGAGAAGCTTATGGAACACATCAAGTTGTTCTCCACTCGTCTCAATATTCCAAAGCTTATACGAGCCTGTGATGAGCAACAGCATTGGCAGGAACTTACCTATCTGTACATTCAATACGATGAGTTTGATAATGCTGCAACGACTGTCATGAACCATTCTCCTGAAGCATGGGAGCACATGCAATTCAAAGACATTGTCGCCAAGGTTGCGAATGTCGAGCTTTACTACAAAGCCGTTCACTTCTACTTGCAAGAGCACCCTGATATAATCAACGATCTTCTCAATGTGCTTGCTCTGCGGTTAGATCACACACGAGTGGTGGATATCATGCGCAAG GCTGGTCAGCTGCGCCTTATCAAGCCCTACATGGTTGCAGTTCAGAGCAACAATGTTTCTGCTGTAAATGAAGCGCTGAATGAGATATacgtagaagaagaagactacGATAGGTTGCGCGAGTCTATTGATTTGCATGACAGCTTTGACCAGATAGGCCTCGCTCAGAAG ATTGAGAAACACGAGCTTGTGGAAATGAGACGTGTGGCTGCGTATATCTACAAGAAAGCTGGTAGATGGAAGCAATCAATTGCGTTGTCGAAGAAAGATAACATGTACAAGGACTGTATGGAAACTGCTTCACAATCCGGCGACCATGACCTCGCAGAACAACTTCTGGTTTATTTCATTGAACAG ggTAAAAAGGAATGCTTTGCCACATGTCTCTTTGTCTGTTATGACTTAATCCGACCAGATGTTGCTCTGGAACATGCTTGGATCAACAATATGCTCGACTTTGCCTTCCCGTATCTCCTCCAG TTTATCCGAGATTACTCTGGGAAAGTGGATGAACTAATCAAGGACAAACTAGAAGCACAGAAGGAAGTGAAGGCCAAAGAGCAGGAAGAGAAGGATGTCATGTCCCAACAG AATATGTACGCCCAATTATTGCCACTGGCTCTACCTGCCCCACCGATGCCAGGAATGGGAGGCGGTCCAGGGATGGGAGGCGGTTACGGTCCGCCACCACAGATGGGAGGGATGCCTGGAATGCCACCAATGCCACCATATGGAATGCCACCGATGGGAGGCTACTAA
- the LOC130495076 gene encoding RING-H2 finger protein ATL66-like, translating to MTSSSPSPRASMLLYWNENQYDDRNFQIHGRTVFFVVALFSVVLFFALLTLYIHRSCLVRDLTDFHAPSPPFTPCVGGGLDPAAIRSLPVVLCRREAEEEERECCICLGGLEDGEKMKVLPLCRHCYHCECVDRWLMTESSCPLCRVSIRVDSSILLPVNETETTTC from the coding sequence ATGACGTCATCATCACCGTCTCCAAGAGCCTCGATGCTTCTGTACTGGAACGAGAACCAGTACGACGACCGGAACTTCCAGATTCACGGCCGGACAGTTTTCTTCGTCGTGGCTCTGTTCTCCGTCGTCCTCTTCTTCGCCTTGCTCACTCTCTACATCCACCGGAGCTGCCTCGTTCGCGATCTCACCGACTTCCACGCGCCGTCACCTCCGTTTACGCCGTGCGTTGGCGGAGGTCTCGATCCGGCGGCGATTCGGAGTTTGCCGGTTGTGCTGTGCCGGAGGGAggcggaggaggaagagagggaGTGTTGTATATGCCTCGGTGGTTTAGAAGATGGAGAGAAGATGAAAGTGCTTCCTCTGTGTCGCCATTGTTACCACTGCGAATGCGTGGACCGGTGGCTTATGACCGAGTCGAGTTGTCCGCTGTGCCGAGTCTCGATCAGAGTCGACTCGTCCATCCTGTTGCCAGTAAATGAGACTGAAACGACGACGTGTTGA